Genomic window (Roseivirga sp. 4D4):
GGCCTCAAAAGCATATTCCTCCACATAATGGATTCTACAAAGGTGTGTATCGTTATCACCTAGGGTTGGTTATCCCCAAAGAAGGGGAGTGTTATATTATAAATGGTGGAGAACGGTACGACTGGAAAGAAGGAGAAGATATTCTCTTTGACGACACATATAAACATGCCGTGTGGAATAAAACAGAGGAAACCCGAGTAGTACTCTTCTGTGATATTTTCAGAACTGATATGCCGAAAATCTTTCAGCCCATTAATAGATGGGTATATGGCCTGAGAGAGAAAAGCAAACGCCTGAAGAATGTGATCAAGAATGCCGAGGTCCAAGTAGACCTAAATGTTGACTAGCTCGAGACTGTCAGCACCTCATTTTTCAGTCTTGGTAATACGCTAAATTCATCCGTCCTGGAGCAGTATTCAATATCCTTCATGATACCAAACTTTGAGAGTCTGGCAGCGTGATTACTTCTGCTGATGTAGTAGAACAAATCCTTTTGCATTGACTCATATAAATAGAAAGCCGCTGTCACTCCATCCGAATCGAAATCAGCTGTTTTCTTTAGTCCATCGCAAACTGCCCCTGCGAAAAGGCTGTCTTCCAGATTATACTTACCCTTCCAACCCGCACAAAACAAGAGAATATCCCTTTCTTGGGATTTTAGGTAATCGACAACTGCAGACAGGTTTAGAAAAGCACCAATGATTACTTCAGGCGCCTCTTTGGAGAGGTCAATGGCTCTAGTGCCATTGGTAGTTGTTGCAGCGATGTCTTTTCCTTTCAGTGAGGTTTGCATATAGTCGAAAGGAGAGTTCCCAATGTCGAACTGCTCCAACTTTTTACCCCCTCTTTCACCAGCCATTATATAGCCTTGTTGACCGAGTGCTTCGCATTCTTCAACAGTGGCTACGGGCTTAATGCTCTTGACACCTGAACCAAGTCCAGCCACCATACATGAAGTAGCCCTCAAAACATCGATAACCACAACGCATTTGTCTGAAACATCAAATTGATGAATCAACTCAGGAGTATAACAAATATCTATTTTCATTATTTGTAGAAAGGCAATTTTACGATCTCGGCTTTAAGTCTCCGCTTACGCACTGCCACCAAGATTTCCGTACCGATTTTGCTGCTTTCCTTGGTCACATAGCCTAGTCCAATGCCATAACCCAAGGAAGGAGACATTGTGCCTGATGTGACTTCTCCAATCTTATTTTCTTCATTATCAAGAAGCTCATAATGACTTCTCGGAATGCCTTTGTCAATCATTTTGAAGGCAACCAGTTTGTTGGATATACCTTCTTCTTTTTGCTTTTGAAGTGCAGCTGAATTGGTGAATTCCTTAGTGAACTTCGTGACCCAACCAAGCCCGGCTTCAAGAGGAGATGTTTCATCGGTTATGTCGTTGCCATACAGGCAATAGCCCATTTCCATTCTTAACGTATCGCGAGCACCTAGACCTATAGGTTTGATATCAAATTCTTCACCAGCTTCGAAAATCTGTTTCCAGACAGATTCTGCATGATCATTATGTAGGTAGATTTCAAAGCCACCAGCACCTGTATATCCCGTTGCAGAAATTATCACATGCTCAACACCTGCAAATGGACCTACTACAAAGTTGTAGTATTTGATTTCGGATAAGTTGACGGAAGTCAGTTTTTGTAGCGCCTCGACTGCTTTCGGGCCTTGTACCGCAAACAGAGAATGAGAGTCTGATACATTCTTCATACCAACACCTTTGGTATTGTATTTAGACACCCAAGCCCAGTCTTTGTCGATATTCGAAGCATTGACTACGAGCATATATTTCTCAGCATTGAATCTGTAGACAAGAAGGTCATCTACCACTCCGCCAGTTTCGTTGGGGAAGTAAGAATACTGAGCCTGTCCGTCCACAAGTTTGGAGGCATCATTACTAGTAACGCGTTGGATTAAGTCAAGTGCATCTGGTCCGCTCAAAACAAACTCTCCCATGTGGGAAACGTCAAAAACACCAATACCATTTCTCACTGTGTTATGTTCTTCGATATCAGAAGAGTAACGTACGGGCATGTTATAGCCAGCAAAAGGGACCATTTTGCCTCCAAGTTGCTCATGAAGGTCGTTTAATGCTACTTTTTTTAATTCCATTTTTCCATAAGTTTTCTGTTGACAAAAGTAACTATAGCCGCTTATATTCAAGGCCTACAAGTGGAAAAGTTCGAGATTGAAAAAAATCAACTAATTTGTTAGTTGAATGTTCGAAAATTCATGCAACCTTTAAGGCTAAACTTGTATCTACTATTTATATCTCAAACCAAAAGGTCAAATCATGTTTAAGAATTTTTTTAAGGTCACTGTGAGGAGCTTGATGAAAAGCAAGTTCTTTGTTCTCATCAATATCATCGGTTTAGGTTTAGCGCTTGCCTGCTGTATAGTAGCCTATCTCAATTATGATTTTGCTACCACATTTGACAGGCAGCATGAAAACTACGATGAGCTCTATGCGATCTCAATCTATCGGGATCAGGGAGGTGCAAATGTCCCCTACGGTATGGTGCCGATGCCACTCGGGCCGAACCTGAAAAACGAAATTCCTGGACTGAAGGGGGTTTCAAGAATTGAAAGGGCTGGTATCACCATTAAAAGGGATCAGAATGTATTCACCAGGCGAATGGCTTTTGTGGATGGTGACTTTATGGACATGTTCAGCTTTAATGTGATCCACGGCAATAAGAATGCCTACAAAGAACTTTCCAACGTGCTGATCTCTTCTAGCACGGCTATCTCACTTTTTGGTAAGGAGAATGCCGTTGGAGAAACTGTTGAGGTCGTTATTGAGGGTAAGCCCAATCAGTTTGTTACTGTTGGGGGAGTGTTTGAAGATGTTGGACAAAAAAGCACACTGCAGTTTCAGCTGGTTTCTGATTTTGAAAATTTTCACCGAATTCTTGGAGTGGAGAAAGGGAATTGGGGACGCTTCATTGATGGAGTGTTTATACAGACTGAAGATGAAAATGTGATGAAAACAGCCCCTGCGTTGATTCAAAAGTATGCCGCTGTTCAGAGTGAGATTCGAAAGGATTTTCCCGTTAGCGGTTTCTGGGTTCAGGATATGAAAGACCTACCATTCAATCAGAGAGATATGAATGGAACAGATTTGGGAGCTGAAGCATTACACCCTGCCCATATCATGGCGCCAGGGATTATGGCGATTCTCATTTTACTCTTGGCCTGTTTTAACTTTACCAATACGGCCATTGCCATGTCTAACAAAAGACTAAAGGAGATAGGTGTTAGAAAGACGGTAGGTGGTAGTAGAGCACAGCTTGTGTTCCAGTTTCTAGGAGAAAATTTGCTTCTCTGTTTATTATCTCTGGGTTTAGGACTCCTCTTTGCGATGTGGTTGGTGCCTCAGTACAGTAATATGTGGCCCAACATGAACATACTGCTGAGCCTCTCTGAAAACCCCGCACTGGTTTTGTTTTTAACAGGAGTATTATTGGCAACAGCACTATTGGCAGGTGGTTATCCTGCACTATTTGTGAGCCGTTTTAGACCAGTATCTATCCTTAGAGGTACTTTGAGAGTTGGTAGTTCTAGTATTCTCTCCAAAGTCTTGCTTGGCTTTCAGTTCATGATCTCTGTGCTGGCTTTGATCTCTGGTTTTGCTTTCCTTCAGAACTCAGCGTATCAAGATAGTATTGATCAGGGTTATGATAAGGAGAGTATGGTGCTCGCTTTCCTGAATTCACCACTTGAAGCTGAGCGCTTCAAGACATCAATCATGGAGAACCCAGCTATAGAAGAAATATCATTGACACGCCATCATGTAGGGTGGGGTGCTAATGGTGCTGCCATTAAAAGTGCAGGTCAGGAGTACGAGGTTTCCATTATGGATGTGGGGCTTCACTATGCTGAAGTTGCCGGTTTCCAGGTTGTTGAAGGTCGTGGATTTGACGAGCAGAACCGCCAGTCAGATAGAAATAACAGTATCCTCGTAAATGAGAAAATGGCCGCCAGATATGGTTGGGACAATGCGATCGGCCAGCAAGTGACCCTTTACGATACGATCAGGTACAATGTAGTGGGTATGGTGAAGGACTTTTTCATCTATGGTCTTTGGGAAGAACTTGATCCTATGATGATACGGCTAAGAGACGATAGTGAGCTTTCCATGTTAGTAGCGAGGGTAGATCCAAATGAGATTCAAGATGTTAAAGCCTATATGGAGACCAAATGGGGTGAATTGATTACCGATCGACCCGCGGATATTCTGATCCACGAACAAGGAGTTTTAGGTGAGGCGCGAACGGTAAATGATAACATTGTTGCCATATTCTTATTCCTGGCGGTGATCGCAGTCGTTCTTTCCGCTATTGGCTTGTTTACTTTAGTTTCTATCAACATACTGAGCAGAACAAAAGAGATCGGTATCAGGAAAGTTTTAGGGGCGACTGTCCTGCGGATTGGTACACTGATCAATCGACCATTCCTGATCATTGTTGGGATCGCTTCAATATTGGGCGCTATTTCGGCCTTTATGCTTACAGGAGTCCTTATGGACAGTATATGGAAATACCACATGGACCTCAACTTTTTGAGTTTCTTTATACCAATTTTTGGAATGCTGTTGATTTCACTTGTTTCGATTTCTGGAAAGGTGGTCAAGGCTGCAAGAAGAAATCCAGTAGAATCACTGAGGTACGAATAAAGATTACTTTGGAATTCATGAGAGTCGGCTTTTGGTCGACTCTTTTTTTGTAACCTAGAAAGACATTTACAAGTCTGTACTATGTAACCACTTACAAAAACCAATACTATGAAGAAGACTCAAATTATTATTCTTGCAGCCCTTGTGCTGGTGTCAACCAGCTTGGCATTTACTTTTAAGTCCGATGAAGATGAAGCTGCAAAAGAGGAGGTCAAAGAGCTAGTGCTTAAAGCATACGTAAACGGTGCTTTCAATGAGTTGGATGTTGATGCCATGAGAAAAGGTTTTCACGAAGACTTTGCTATTTACTCCCCAAAGGGAGAGGCGATCAGTAAGTACCCTATTAAGGTCTGGGCAGATGGAACTGCGAAAAGAAAAGCCAATGGCTATGATGCCAGTGCTGAAAAGAACAAATGGGATCATAACTTCGCTTCAGTTGATGTAACAGGCAATGCAGCTCAAGTGAAGATTGAATTACACAATCAGGGTAAACACGTCTATACCGATTACTTGAGCTTACTTAAGTTCGACAGTGGTTGGAGAATTGTTGCTAAAGTTTACCACCAACACTAAAACCTTTTAAAAAAGATTGTTGAGAACCGCATCAGACTATGATGCGGTTTTTCTTTTAGAATAAATCGAGCTGTTCTGGGAGCAGTCTAAACGACTTCCTATGTAATGGGGTGATCCCTAATTCTCGAATAGCGTCCCTATGCTTTTTGGTAGGATAACCGGCATTAGTTTCCCAGCCATAGCCCGGGTATTGTTGAGCTGCATTGGTCATAAATCGATCTCTATGGGTCTTGGCCAGAATTGAGGCCGCAGCGATCGACATATACTTCCCATCACCTTTGATCACACATTCGTGGGGAATTCCATTATAGGGTTTGAATCGGTTGCCATCTATGAGTAAAAGTTCTGGTTTGATATTCAGCCGGTCTACTGCCCTATGCATTGCGATGAAAGATGCATTTAGGATATTAATTTCATCGATCTCAGTATGGCTTACTTCGATCACTTTCCACGCTAGTGCGTCTCTTTTGATTTCTACTTCAAGTTGTTCAAGGACCTTTTTTGTGAGTTTCTTAGAATCATTTAGTAATGGGTTGGCATAGTTAGCCGGAAGAACTACTGCCGATGCCACCACAGGACCTGCCAAAGGGCCCCTACCTGCTTCGTCACAACCCGCTTCAATTTTACCTGAGCCAAAACTTGATTTTAACATGATGAGGATAAACTTAGGCACTAAGCCTCAGAACTTGAAACCTTTCCATAATTTTGGAGCATGTCCGAAAATAATAACCCTTGGAAGACCTTAAGAGGAGAACTTGTCTACGAAAATCAATGGATTCGTCTTGACGAATATCAGGTGATCAATCCATCGGGGGGGAAAGGTATTTATGGCAAAGTCTCATTTTACAATAAGGCTATTGCGATCATTCCGATAGACGATGAGATGAATACTTGGTTAGTGGGCCAATATCGATATACCTTGAATGAATACAGTTGGGAAATACCAATGGGTGGGGTGCCGATGAACGAAGATTCGAAAGAGGGAGCTCTTCGGGAGCTTGAAGAAGAGACAGGGCTTACAGCTGGAAGCATTGAGTTTTTATGCAAGATACACACATCAAACTCCATCACAGATGAGGTTGGTGCTGTGTATGTAGCCAGGGGACTAACTGAGGGGGAAACGAATTTTGACGAAACAGAAGACATCACTGTCAAAAAACTTCCCTTCAAAGAAGCCATTGATTGGGTGATGGATGGAAAAATCACAGATAGTTTGTCCGTAGGAGGTATCTTAAGATATGCCCGTGAAATAGGGATGTAACCAATGAAGCCACTTACCTACAAAGTACATTTTAATAAAACCTTCAACCTGGCTTATCCGGTTATGCTCAGTCAGCTAGGGCATATCATGGTAGGTATGGCTGACAGTATTATGGTAGGGCAGCTTGGTCAGACACCATTGGCTGCGGCCTCATTTGCCAATGGTTTTTTGGGTGTATTTCTCATGTTCGGTATTGGGCTATCCTATGGTATTACACCTTTGGTAGCTCAGGCTGATGGACAGCATGATGACCATAAGATTACCCGACTGTTGAGGCATGGAATAATTTTGTGTGGGGCAGCGGGCGTCATTTTGTTTCTGGTCTTATTTAGCTCGACCTACCTCTTCCCGTACTTAAGGCAACCAGAGGAGGTGCTGATCCTTGGAACCCCATATTTACTGATAATTGCCTCGTCTTTAATCCCGTTGATGATCTTTCAGAACTTTCGACAGTTCGCGGAGGGTCTTTCAGTGACTAAACCAACAATGTATATCACCATTGCGGCAAACCTCCTGAATATTCTATTGAATTACCTCTTGATTTATGGAAAGCTAGGTTTACCAGAACTTGGATTAAATGGTGCTGGCTGGGCTACCTTTATTTCCAGGGTCTTGATGGCCATAGGATTATATGTCTTTGTCATCAAATATGACAGGTTCAAGGCTTATCGATCGGCATTTCAGTTTGCTAAAATCAAGGCGGACTTTTTCAAGCCTATGCTGAAAATAGGCGTACCTAGTGGTATTCAGTTCGTATTTGAGGTAGGTGCTTTTACCGTTGCCGCAATAATGATGGGCTGGTTAGGTACAGGACCTCTGGCGGCTCATCAAATCGCATTGAGTTTGGTGTCGTTAAGTTATATGATGGCGTCTGGGATATCAGCGGCCTCAACAGTACGCATAGGAAATCAAATAGGAGCCAAAGATGGTTTCAACTTGCAAAGGGTAGGTAATACAAGCTTTTTAATGTCTCTCACCTTCATGGCTTGTTGTGCCATTCTTTTCATTAGCCTGAGTAGCTTTTTTCCGACTTTGTATGTCGATGAACCCGAGGTAATTTCTATTGCCACTACACTTATTATAGTTGCAGGGTTCTTTCAATTGTCAGATGGTGTTCAGGTGGTTGGTCTGGGAGCGCTTAGGGGTATGTCGGACGTAAAGGTGCCGACCATCATTACACTAATCGCCTATTGGGGGCTTGCGATTCCTATGAGTTATCTGCTCGGTTTTACTATGGATCTTGGACCAGAAGGTATTTGGTATGGGTTATTAATCGGCCTGACCGCAGCGGCTCTTGCCTTGTTTATTCGATTCAAGCGACTGGCCAGAAAAAAGGCAGCTGATTTTATTAAAAAGGAACAAGAGAATGCAACCCTTGATCTTGAGGTGAGTCTTTAATTTGAATTAAATAATACTATGATGAAAACGTTATTGGCCACATGCTTAATGCTCATTACACTTACTGCCTTTTCACAAAACAGAGAGACACGAGATGTTGGTGATTTTGACGAGGTAGTGATGAGGCTATCCGGGAAAGTCTATATCAAGCAAGGTGATAAGAACGAAGTGATTCTCGAGGGGGATGAAGATGTATTAGAGAGAGTAGAAACGGATGTTAGAGGTGGAAGACTGAACATAGGAGAAGAAGGAAAAAGCAGATGGAGCTGGAGAAGGTCAAGAACGAGGCTCAATGTTTACATCACAGTAAAGGAATTAAACGGAGCCTTTGTTAGTGGCTCTGGCGATATTATTGGTCAAACAGTATTCAAATCAGATGATTTTAGGGTATCAGTTTCTGGCTCAGGTGATATTGAGTTAGAGCTTGACGCCAAGGATGTAGACTCAAGAATTTCAGGTTCTGGAAATATTGAATTGTCAGGTGCTGCACAATATGCCAAACTTAATATCAGTGGTTCTGGAAAGTACCTGGCCGAGGAAATGAAAGTTGACGATTACGAGATATCCATTTCAGGTTCAGGTAGAGGTTCTATCAACGCGCAGGAGAATTTGGATGTTAGGATTTCAGGAAGCGGAAGTGTTTACTATCGCGGTCGACCCTCCGTTAATTCAAGTGTTGCCGGTAGTGGCAGAGTAAGAAGGATCAACTAAGCCTCTCTTTGAAAAAAAAATTAAGATCCGGCTTCTGGCCGGATTTTTTGTATAAAGACAATAAGACCTTGCACTATTAGGAATTGGGCCACGATGTAGGTCAGCATGATCAGAAAGTCTGCCAGTGCAAAGTCCTGACTAAATTTAGAGTAGGCAAGAATGGAGTCACTGATGATGAAACTAATAGCTCCTGCCATGATGAGCATAAAACTCATTTTATCAGTTCTATTTCTGCGTTTTTTTGCTGTGATGGCCATCATACAGATGACCACTGTATAGATTAATGCTGGAATGTACATATCCCCTAGATTGTCATTGATCACAGAGAATATGGCAAAACCATATGCCACAAAAATCAGATCAGACCACTCGAATTTCAATGTGCGATCTTCCGAATTCACCGCATTCATATTGATTAGAATGTAAACCAAATGGGCCAGTAAGAAGGACACTAATCCTGCAAGAAAGAAGGTTTCTGATCTTGGAACGAACATTAACAGCGTGTCTCCAAGAAAGGAGAGAAGCAGGGCAAGAAATATAAATTTGTTTAAGGGTGTAGGTGCCGCTTTTTGGAAAAAGTAGAAAATCAATGCGGGGATCAACAGTGGCTTTGTGATCATAAGGAGTTCGTCCATATGATTAAGCCGTCCTGCTAGATCCAGAATTGAGATGACAAGAAATGGAAATAAGGACTTATGAACTTTCATGACTGATGTATCTTTTAAAGACTCTCTCGGACCAATTTAAACCAAAAACAAGAAATAGGAAGCCTAAAAATGCTGTCATGGCACAGACAATGAACACGGTTCTGAGGTTTTCTATCTCATTGCTGTAAATATAGCCTGCTATGAATGCACCTAGGCCAATTCCAATTTCCAATGCGATGTACATGGTCGCGATGCCTTTACCTCTGGCTTTGTCAAGACTCAGATCGATGGTCCAGGCATAGATAGTGGGTGTATTCATACCGACCGCAACTCCGAAAGCAATAGAACTGGCAATTAGCATGGTTTGAGAAGTGGTGAAGGCAACCATTAGATCGGCTATGACAATGGCGATAGCAGCATATTTTAAGACGATGACCCGCCCAAATTTATCTGAAGCCTTTCCTGCTAAGACACGAATAATGAGTGAAGAAAGAACGAACACTCCAAAAAAGATTCCTTTGTTTGATTGACTGAAACCAACATCAATGGCAAGGTCTGGCATTAGGGTCAGTGCTGCCCCAAATGAGAATGAGGTAAGCAGAAAAAACAATGATGGGTTGAAGACCCGAGGTTCAAAGATTTCATTTTTCCTTACCCTCAGCAGACGTGGGTGAAAACGTTGTTTGGTTTTCAAAGTTTCTTTCATTCCAATAAGAATGAGAACGGAAAGCAATGCAAGTACCGATGAGGTGTGAAACATGGTTTCTAAGCCGAAGGCCTCTGTAATCTTAGGGCCAAAACTTGGGCCTGCGGCCATGCCAATACTACCAAAGAGTCCTGAATAACCCATGGCTTCCCCTCTG
Coding sequences:
- a CDS encoding MFS transporter; protein product: MTEQKNIFSLQFFLLCLSSFLFFSSFNMIVPDLYDYLTSMGGGEMKGYVISLFTITAGLSRPFSGKLSDTIGRIPVMILGAGVCFIMGFMYPLVGTVWAFLLLRFLHGFSTGFKPTGTSAYIADIVPAHRRGEAMGYSGLFGSIGMAAGPSFGPKITEAFGLETMFHTSSVLALLSVLILIGMKETLKTKQRFHPRLLRVRKNEIFEPRVFNPSLFFLLTSFSFGAALTLMPDLAIDVGFSQSNKGIFFGVFVLSSLIIRVLAGKASDKFGRVIVLKYAAIAIVIADLMVAFTTSQTMLIASSIAFGVAVGMNTPTIYAWTIDLSLDKARGKGIATMYIALEIGIGLGAFIAGYIYSNEIENLRTVFIVCAMTAFLGFLFLVFGLNWSERVFKRYISHESS
- a CDS encoding NUDIX domain-containing protein gives rise to the protein MSENNNPWKTLRGELVYENQWIRLDEYQVINPSGGKGIYGKVSFYNKAIAIIPIDDEMNTWLVGQYRYTLNEYSWEIPMGGVPMNEDSKEGALRELEEETGLTAGSIEFLCKIHTSNSITDEVGAVYVARGLTEGETNFDETEDITVKKLPFKEAIDWVMDGKITDSLSVGGILRYAREIGM
- a CDS encoding nuclear transport factor 2 family protein, whose amino-acid sequence is MKKTQIIILAALVLVSTSLAFTFKSDEDEAAKEEVKELVLKAYVNGAFNELDVDAMRKGFHEDFAIYSPKGEAISKYPIKVWADGTAKRKANGYDASAEKNKWDHNFASVDVTGNAAQVKIELHNQGKHVYTDYLSLLKFDSGWRIVAKVYHQH
- a CDS encoding MATE family efflux transporter encodes the protein MKPLTYKVHFNKTFNLAYPVMLSQLGHIMVGMADSIMVGQLGQTPLAAASFANGFLGVFLMFGIGLSYGITPLVAQADGQHDDHKITRLLRHGIILCGAAGVILFLVLFSSTYLFPYLRQPEEVLILGTPYLLIIASSLIPLMIFQNFRQFAEGLSVTKPTMYITIAANLLNILLNYLLIYGKLGLPELGLNGAGWATFISRVLMAIGLYVFVIKYDRFKAYRSAFQFAKIKADFFKPMLKIGVPSGIQFVFEVGAFTVAAIMMGWLGTGPLAAHQIALSLVSLSYMMASGISAASTVRIGNQIGAKDGFNLQRVGNTSFLMSLTFMACCAILFISLSSFFPTLYVDEPEVISIATTLIIVAGFFQLSDGVQVVGLGALRGMSDVKVPTIITLIAYWGLAIPMSYLLGFTMDLGPEGIWYGLLIGLTAAALALFIRFKRLARKKAADFIKKEQENATLDLEVSL
- the gcvT gene encoding glycine cleavage system aminomethyltransferase GcvT; amino-acid sequence: MELKKVALNDLHEQLGGKMVPFAGYNMPVRYSSDIEEHNTVRNGIGVFDVSHMGEFVLSGPDALDLIQRVTSNDASKLVDGQAQYSYFPNETGGVVDDLLVYRFNAEKYMLVVNASNIDKDWAWVSKYNTKGVGMKNVSDSHSLFAVQGPKAVEALQKLTSVNLSEIKYYNFVVGPFAGVEHVIISATGYTGAGGFEIYLHNDHAESVWKQIFEAGEEFDIKPIGLGARDTLRMEMGYCLYGNDITDETSPLEAGLGWVTKFTKEFTNSAALQKQKEEGISNKLVAFKMIDKGIPRSHYELLDNEENKIGEVTSGTMSPSLGYGIGLGYVTKESSKIGTEILVAVRKRRLKAEIVKLPFYK
- a CDS encoding 2-phosphosulfolactate phosphatase, with the protein product MKIDICYTPELIHQFDVSDKCVVVIDVLRATSCMVAGLGSGVKSIKPVATVEECEALGQQGYIMAGERGGKKLEQFDIGNSPFDYMQTSLKGKDIAATTTNGTRAIDLSKEAPEVIIGAFLNLSAVVDYLKSQERDILLFCAGWKGKYNLEDSLFAGAVCDGLKKTADFDSDGVTAAFYLYESMQKDLFYYISRSNHAARLSKFGIMKDIEYCSRTDEFSVLPRLKNEVLTVSS
- a CDS encoding ribonuclease HII → MLKSSFGSGKIEAGCDEAGRGPLAGPVVASAVVLPANYANPLLNDSKKLTKKVLEQLEVEIKRDALAWKVIEVSHTEIDEINILNASFIAMHRAVDRLNIKPELLLIDGNRFKPYNGIPHECVIKGDGKYMSIAAASILAKTHRDRFMTNAAQQYPGYGWETNAGYPTKKHRDAIRELGITPLHRKSFRLLPEQLDLF
- a CDS encoding ABC transporter permease; amino-acid sequence: MFKNFFKVTVRSLMKSKFFVLINIIGLGLALACCIVAYLNYDFATTFDRQHENYDELYAISIYRDQGGANVPYGMVPMPLGPNLKNEIPGLKGVSRIERAGITIKRDQNVFTRRMAFVDGDFMDMFSFNVIHGNKNAYKELSNVLISSSTAISLFGKENAVGETVEVVIEGKPNQFVTVGGVFEDVGQKSTLQFQLVSDFENFHRILGVEKGNWGRFIDGVFIQTEDENVMKTAPALIQKYAAVQSEIRKDFPVSGFWVQDMKDLPFNQRDMNGTDLGAEALHPAHIMAPGIMAILILLLACFNFTNTAIAMSNKRLKEIGVRKTVGGSRAQLVFQFLGENLLLCLLSLGLGLLFAMWLVPQYSNMWPNMNILLSLSENPALVLFLTGVLLATALLAGGYPALFVSRFRPVSILRGTLRVGSSSILSKVLLGFQFMISVLALISGFAFLQNSAYQDSIDQGYDKESMVLAFLNSPLEAERFKTSIMENPAIEEISLTRHHVGWGANGAAIKSAGQEYEVSIMDVGLHYAEVAGFQVVEGRGFDEQNRQSDRNNSILVNEKMAARYGWDNAIGQQVTLYDTIRYNVVGMVKDFFIYGLWEELDPMMIRLRDDSELSMLVARVDPNEIQDVKAYMETKWGELITDRPADILIHEQGVLGEARTVNDNIVAIFLFLAVIAVVLSAIGLFTLVSINILSRTKEIGIRKVLGATVLRIGTLINRPFLIIVGIASILGAISAFMLTGVLMDSIWKYHMDLNFLSFFIPIFGMLLISLVSISGKVVKAARRNPVESLRYE
- a CDS encoding head GIN domain-containing protein, which translates into the protein MMKTLLATCLMLITLTAFSQNRETRDVGDFDEVVMRLSGKVYIKQGDKNEVILEGDEDVLERVETDVRGGRLNIGEEGKSRWSWRRSRTRLNVYITVKELNGAFVSGSGDIIGQTVFKSDDFRVSVSGSGDIELELDAKDVDSRISGSGNIELSGAAQYAKLNISGSGKYLAEEMKVDDYEISISGSGRGSINAQENLDVRISGSGSVYYRGRPSVNSSVAGSGRVRRIN
- a CDS encoding lysoplasmalogenase, which codes for MKVHKSLFPFLVISILDLAGRLNHMDELLMITKPLLIPALIFYFFQKAAPTPLNKFIFLALLLSFLGDTLLMFVPRSETFFLAGLVSFLLAHLVYILINMNAVNSEDRTLKFEWSDLIFVAYGFAIFSVINDNLGDMYIPALIYTVVICMMAITAKKRRNRTDKMSFMLIMAGAISFIISDSILAYSKFSQDFALADFLIMLTYIVAQFLIVQGLIVFIQKIRPEAGS